From Sphingopyxis sp. USTB-05, the proteins below share one genomic window:
- a CDS encoding MATE family efflux transporter — MTEEIPITPTPVAAAADPAASPVPPRQTARGGGRMDLTSGPITKTLILFALPTLASNILQTLSGSVNSIWVGQFLGNSALAATANANIIMFLMFGAFFGFGMAATVLIGQSMGRGDIDAARRATGGVIGLALIFSVVIAILGWFASDRILRWLETPPEAFAMAHDYLRVTFLAVPASMLSVTLMMASRGAGDAVTPLRFMILAVVLDILFNPVLILGLGPFPRLGIAGSALATAVAGTISLAGMIGWFYAKNHVLRLRGHELSYLIPKWSELRFIIGRGLPMGAQMLVISGAGLVMVGLVNREGLVTAAAYGATLQLWNYIQMPALAVGAAVSSMAAQNIGAGRWDRVSSVTNSGIAINLAMTGVLIILLLIFDRTALALFLGSESPAIDVARNIQLIATWTFLPFGTTIVLISTLRANGSVVPPLVILFLSMFPIRLGIYYFGYAPVGSDILWWSFPLSSLASLAMAWAIYRRGNWRRTLPQPSS, encoded by the coding sequence GTGACCGAAGAAATCCCCATCACTCCCACCCCTGTCGCAGCCGCCGCGGACCCCGCTGCCAGCCCGGTCCCGCCGCGCCAGACCGCGCGCGGCGGCGGACGGATGGACCTGACCAGCGGGCCGATCACCAAGACGCTGATCCTCTTCGCACTGCCCACGCTCGCCTCCAACATTCTCCAGACGCTGTCGGGATCGGTGAACTCGATCTGGGTCGGACAATTTCTAGGCAATAGCGCGCTCGCGGCGACCGCGAACGCGAACATCATCATGTTCCTGATGTTCGGCGCCTTTTTCGGTTTCGGCATGGCGGCGACGGTGCTGATCGGCCAATCGATGGGCCGCGGCGATATCGATGCCGCGCGCCGTGCAACCGGCGGCGTGATCGGTCTTGCCCTGATCTTTTCGGTCGTCATCGCGATCCTTGGCTGGTTCGCATCCGACCGCATCCTGCGCTGGCTCGAAACCCCGCCCGAGGCCTTTGCGATGGCGCACGACTATCTGCGCGTCACCTTCCTCGCAGTACCCGCGTCGATGCTCTCGGTCACGCTGATGATGGCATCGCGCGGCGCGGGCGATGCCGTGACGCCGCTGCGGTTCATGATCCTCGCGGTGGTGCTCGACATTCTGTTCAACCCCGTGTTGATCCTCGGCCTCGGCCCCTTCCCGCGGCTCGGGATTGCGGGCAGCGCGCTCGCGACCGCCGTCGCGGGGACGATCAGCCTAGCGGGTATGATCGGCTGGTTCTACGCGAAGAACCATGTCCTCCGCCTGCGCGGGCACGAACTCTCCTATCTCATTCCCAAATGGTCGGAGCTTCGCTTCATCATCGGTCGCGGCCTGCCGATGGGCGCGCAGATGCTCGTCATTTCGGGCGCCGGGCTCGTCATGGTCGGTCTCGTCAATCGCGAGGGACTCGTTACCGCCGCCGCCTATGGCGCGACATTGCAACTCTGGAACTATATCCAGATGCCGGCGCTCGCGGTCGGCGCGGCGGTCAGTTCGATGGCGGCGCAAAATATCGGCGCCGGGCGCTGGGACCGCGTATCGTCGGTGACGAACAGCGGCATCGCGATCAACCTGGCGATGACCGGGGTATTGATCATCCTCCTCCTGATCTTCGACCGCACCGCGCTCGCGCTCTTCCTCGGCAGCGAAAGCCCGGCGATCGACGTCGCACGCAATATTCAGCTTATCGCGACCTGGACTTTCCTGCCCTTTGGCACGACCATCGTCCTTATCAGCACGCTGCGCGCCAACGGCTCGGTCGTGCCGCCGCTCGTCATCCTGTTTCTGTCGATGTTCCCGATCCGCCTCGGCATATATTATTTCGGCTACGCGCCCGTCGGCAGCGACATTCTCTGGTGGAGCTTCCCGCTCTCGTCGCTCGCGTCGCTGGCGATGGCATGGGCGATCTATCGGCGCGGAAACTGGCGCCGGACGTTGCCCCAACCAAGCTCCTGA
- a CDS encoding LytTR family DNA-binding domain-containing protein: MIQTLRTLIVDDEPLAIERLQILTGQQDGISLVGTASDGASALRMVDALAPDLVLCDIAMPDLNGLEVAAAIEGLNNPPAVVFVTAFDRYAVAAFDVAAVDYLLKPVSPDRLARALSRVREWRATERSPAQKSKWINEFWVQNRGEMLRIDAGQVDLIEAERDYMRLHVGGRSWLIHQTIKSLEARMNPDQFMRIHRSKMIRREGIIGLKHHGDGAWSVDLGEGGVHRIGRTYLHDVKAIMHA; the protein is encoded by the coding sequence ATGATCCAAACGCTCCGGACCCTGATCGTCGATGACGAGCCGCTTGCTATCGAACGGCTGCAAATCCTTACCGGCCAACAGGACGGCATTTCGCTCGTCGGGACCGCCAGTGACGGTGCCTCGGCGCTTCGCATGGTCGACGCACTCGCGCCCGATCTGGTGCTCTGCGATATCGCGATGCCCGATCTCAACGGGCTGGAGGTTGCCGCCGCAATCGAAGGATTGAACAATCCGCCCGCTGTCGTCTTCGTCACCGCCTTTGATCGTTATGCCGTTGCCGCCTTCGATGTCGCGGCGGTCGACTATCTGCTCAAGCCGGTGTCCCCCGATCGCCTGGCGCGCGCGCTGTCGCGCGTGCGCGAATGGCGCGCGACCGAACGGTCACCAGCGCAAAAAAGCAAATGGATCAACGAGTTCTGGGTTCAGAACCGGGGCGAGATGCTGCGCATCGACGCGGGCCAGGTCGACCTGATCGAGGCGGAGCGCGATTATATGCGCCTCCACGTCGGCGGGCGAAGCTGGCTGATCCACCAGACGATCAAATCATTGGAAGCCCGCATGAACCCCGACCAATTCATGCGCATTCATCGATCAAAAATGATCCGCCGAGAAGGAATCATCGGATTGAAGCATCATGGCGATGGCGCATGGAGCGTCGATCTCGGCGAAGGCGGCGTGCATCGCATCGGCCGCACCTATCTCCACGATGTAAAGGCGATCATGCACGCCTGA
- a CDS encoding UrcA family protein: MAKFSFILLATPLVAAGLIAPSAASPSDKDQQSVTVRYDDLNLSSEKGRDRLTGRVKMAIRQVCSSNSRRTLAERADVRSCEVAASRGADTQLAELFSGQKALLADRGALVVAAP; the protein is encoded by the coding sequence ATGGCGAAATTTTCTTTCATCCTGCTCGCGACGCCGTTGGTCGCGGCCGGGCTCATCGCACCTTCCGCGGCATCGCCTTCGGACAAGGATCAGCAGAGTGTCACCGTTCGTTACGATGATCTCAACCTGTCCAGCGAAAAGGGCCGCGACCGGCTGACGGGTCGCGTCAAAATGGCGATCCGTCAGGTCTGCAGTTCGAACAGCCGCAGAACGCTGGCCGAGCGCGCCGATGTACGCAGTTGCGAAGTCGCCGCCAGCCGCGGAGCCGACACCCAGCTTGCTGAGCTGTTCAGCGGGCAAAAAGCACTTTTGGCTGATCGCGGCGCTCTTGTCGTCGCCGCGCCCTGA
- a CDS encoding HPP family protein, with amino-acid sequence MNTGRLFVPLLAGASLRDRVIASIGALIGIGFVGLTCTVLFPSSMPWIVAPMGASAVLLFAVPASPLAQPWSIGGGNVVSAIVGAIVAWIVPDPAMAAALAVSLAILTMSLLRCLHPPGGAAALSAVLGGYALFSAHVADFLVVVLVNSALMVGIGWLFHRFSGHSYPHRAKPVEGRALPPASASGLLMGDIDMALDDLGETFDISREDLALLLERAEVHAAERGGR; translated from the coding sequence ATGAATACAGGCCGTTTGTTCGTGCCGCTGCTGGCGGGCGCGAGTCTGCGCGACCGCGTAATCGCCAGCATCGGCGCGCTGATCGGGATCGGTTTCGTCGGACTGACCTGCACTGTGCTGTTCCCGTCATCGATGCCGTGGATCGTCGCGCCGATGGGGGCGTCGGCGGTGCTGCTGTTCGCCGTGCCCGCGAGCCCGCTCGCACAGCCCTGGTCGATCGGCGGTGGCAATGTCGTTTCGGCGATTGTCGGTGCGATCGTCGCTTGGATAGTTCCCGATCCGGCAATGGCTGCTGCGCTCGCGGTTTCGCTCGCGATCCTGACGATGTCGTTGCTCCGCTGCCTTCATCCGCCGGGCGGCGCGGCGGCGCTGAGCGCGGTGCTCGGCGGATATGCACTGTTTTCGGCGCATGTCGCCGACTTCCTGGTCGTTGTGTTGGTCAATTCGGCGTTGATGGTGGGCATCGGATGGCTGTTCCACCGTTTTTCGGGGCACAGCTATCCGCATCGGGCCAAGCCGGTCGAAGGCAGGGCGCTGCCGCCTGCGTCGGCTTCGGGGCTGCTGATGGGGGATATCGACATGGCACTCGACGATCTTGGCGAGACGTTCGACATCAGCCGAGAGGATCTGGCACTGTTGCTCGAACGCGCCGAGGTACATGCGGCGGAGCGCGGCGGACGCTAA
- a CDS encoding valine--tRNA ligase: MPMEKTFDPAAIEAKWAHEWESRGLFRPARPDATPFTIVNPPPNVTGALHIGHALDNTLQDVLVRYERLRGKDALWVVGMDHAGIATQMVVERQLNERQQKRTDFTREEFVDKVWEWKGESGGQITRQLRRLGCSMDWSREQFTMDPHFTKAVVKVFVDLHKKGLIYRDKRLVNWDPALKTAISDLEVESHEVPGHMWHFKYPLAGGETYTYVERDADGNVVLQEERDYISIATTRPETMLGDGAVAVHPDDERYRPIVGKYCEIPVGPKEHRRLIPIITDEYPDPHFGSGAVKITGAHDENDYGVAQRNGIPMYRLMDEVAAMRVDGVPYAEAAARAVEIAKGASATPAEIDALNLVPEEYRGLDRYEARKRVVADIDAEGLMVKVEDKLIMQPFGDRGGVVIEPMLTDQWYVDAATLAQPPMAAVRDGRINIVPKTWEKTFFNWMENIQPWCVSRQLWWGHRIPAWYAEDGRIFVAETEEEAQAEAGAGVALTRDEDVLDTWFSSALWPFATLGWPENTDLLKRHYPNDVLISGFDILFFWDARMAMQGMEFMGDVPWKTLYLHGLVRAPDGAKMSKSKGNVVDPLGLIDQYGADALRFFMSAMESQGRDIKMDDARLAGYRNFATKLWNAARFCEANGISASTSFDAPSATSPVNRWIIGEVAATVAAMETAFAAYRFDEAANAIYSFAWDRFCDWYLELIKGAIDDETKAVAGWVLDQILVMLHPFMPFITEELWTGLGDRADYPLITAKWPAPAAARDADASADIDWLIKLVSELRTAKAELGLPPGARLTAHFPASLKSRSEKLAAQLDRLARLESVSFDPAPGGASAQLVVEGETITVPLEGVIDIAAERDRLTKALAAAAKERDGLAGRLNNPSFVERAKPEAVEKARADHAAKEAEADRLTAALARLG, encoded by the coding sequence ATGCCGATGGAAAAAACGTTCGATCCCGCCGCTATCGAAGCGAAATGGGCCCATGAATGGGAAAGCCGCGGGCTGTTTCGCCCCGCGCGTCCCGACGCGACACCCTTCACGATCGTCAATCCGCCGCCGAATGTCACCGGCGCGCTGCACATCGGCCATGCGCTCGACAATACGTTGCAGGACGTCCTCGTCCGCTACGAACGTCTGCGCGGCAAGGATGCCTTGTGGGTCGTCGGCATGGACCATGCCGGCATCGCGACGCAGATGGTCGTCGAGCGCCAGCTCAACGAACGTCAGCAGAAACGCACCGATTTCACGCGCGAGGAATTCGTCGACAAGGTTTGGGAATGGAAGGGCGAAAGCGGCGGTCAGATCACGCGCCAGCTCCGCCGTCTCGGCTGTTCGATGGACTGGAGCCGCGAGCAGTTCACCATGGACCCGCATTTCACCAAGGCAGTGGTCAAGGTGTTCGTCGACCTGCACAAAAAGGGCCTGATCTACCGCGACAAAAGGCTCGTGAACTGGGATCCCGCGCTCAAGACCGCGATCTCTGACCTCGAAGTCGAATCGCACGAAGTACCGGGCCATATGTGGCACTTCAAATATCCGCTCGCGGGCGGCGAGACCTACACCTATGTCGAGCGCGACGCCGACGGCAATGTCGTGCTTCAGGAAGAGCGCGACTATATTTCGATCGCGACGACGCGCCCCGAAACGATGCTGGGCGACGGAGCGGTCGCGGTGCATCCCGATGACGAGCGCTATCGGCCCATCGTCGGCAAATATTGCGAGATCCCCGTCGGCCCGAAGGAACATCGGCGCCTGATCCCGATCATCACCGACGAATATCCCGATCCCCATTTCGGATCGGGCGCGGTCAAGATCACCGGCGCGCATGACGAAAACGACTATGGCGTCGCGCAGCGCAATGGCATTCCGATGTACCGGCTGATGGACGAGGTCGCGGCGATGCGCGTCGATGGTGTGCCCTATGCCGAAGCTGCCGCGCGCGCGGTCGAGATCGCCAAGGGCGCGAGCGCGACCCCGGCCGAAATCGATGCACTCAACCTTGTGCCCGAGGAATATCGCGGTCTCGATCGCTATGAAGCGCGTAAGCGCGTCGTGGCGGACATCGATGCCGAGGGCTTGATGGTCAAGGTCGAGGACAAGCTGATCATGCAGCCGTTCGGCGACCGCGGCGGCGTGGTCATCGAACCGATGCTCACCGACCAATGGTATGTCGACGCCGCCACGCTGGCGCAGCCGCCGATGGCCGCGGTGCGCGACGGGCGCATCAACATCGTGCCCAAGACGTGGGAAAAGACCTTCTTCAACTGGATGGAGAATATCCAGCCCTGGTGCGTCTCGCGCCAGCTCTGGTGGGGCCACCGGATTCCGGCCTGGTATGCCGAAGATGGCCGCATCTTCGTCGCCGAAACCGAAGAGGAAGCACAAGCCGAAGCGGGTGCAGGCGTTGCGCTTACGCGCGACGAGGACGTGCTCGACACCTGGTTCTCTTCCGCGCTATGGCCTTTCGCTACGCTCGGCTGGCCCGAAAACACCGACCTTTTGAAGCGCCACTACCCCAATGACGTGCTCATCTCCGGCTTCGACATCCTCTTCTTCTGGGATGCGCGCATGGCGATGCAGGGCATGGAATTCATGGGCGACGTGCCGTGGAAGACGCTTTACCTGCACGGCCTCGTCCGCGCGCCAGATGGCGCGAAAATGTCGAAGTCGAAGGGCAATGTCGTAGATCCGCTCGGGTTGATCGACCAATATGGCGCGGACGCGCTGCGCTTCTTCATGTCGGCGATGGAAAGCCAGGGGCGCGACATCAAGATGGATGACGCACGCCTCGCGGGCTATCGCAATTTCGCGACCAAGCTCTGGAATGCGGCGCGCTTCTGCGAAGCCAATGGCATTTCGGCGTCGACCAGCTTCGACGCGCCCTCCGCGACCTCGCCGGTCAACCGCTGGATCATCGGCGAAGTCGCCGCGACCGTCGCCGCGATGGAAACGGCGTTCGCTGCCTATCGCTTCGACGAGGCCGCAAATGCGATCTACAGCTTTGCGTGGGATCGCTTCTGCGACTGGTATCTCGAACTGATCAAGGGCGCGATCGACGACGAGACAAAGGCCGTTGCCGGTTGGGTGCTCGACCAGATCCTTGTCATGCTCCACCCCTTCATGCCCTTCATCACCGAAGAGCTGTGGACGGGGCTCGGCGACCGCGCAGATTATCCGCTGATCACGGCAAAATGGCCTGCGCCTGCCGCAGCGCGCGACGCCGATGCCAGCGCCGATATCGACTGGCTGATCAAGCTCGTCAGCGAACTTCGCACCGCCAAAGCCGAACTCGGCCTGCCCCCAGGTGCCCGCCTGACCGCGCATTTCCCGGCGTCGCTCAAGAGCCGCTCAGAAAAGCTGGCCGCACAACTCGACCGCCTTGCGCGTCTTGAGAGCGTAAGTTTCGACCCCGCACCCGGCGGCGCGTCAGCCCAGCTCGTCGTCGAGGGCGAGACGATTACCGTTCCCCTTGAAGGCGTGATCGACATCGCCGCCGAACGCGACCGCCTGACCAAGGCGCTCGCCGCCGCCGCCAAAGAACGCGACGGCCTTGCCGGACGCCTGAACAACCCGTCGTTCGTCGAACGCGCCAAACCGGAAGCGGTCGAGAAGGCCCGCGCCGATCACGCCGCCAAGGAGGCCGAGGCCGATCGCCTGACCGCCGCACTGGCGCGACTGGGGTGA
- a CDS encoding S9 family peptidase gives MRNMLLTSAIALSAALSSPAMARPMTEVDLATLKRVAAPTASPDGRWVVFQMTETESETYKRSTGLWLVDRNAKGAKPTPIADTAGKNETSPTFDKDGILYFLSNASGKDQVWRIDPKAGGAATQVTDTKADVSGFKISPDATKLLAWGDIPRECTDFGCDAKDKGALTGPGSGRLYKDGAGFVRHWDQWETPGTYSRPFIFNLADGKASAARPVDAGLTGDSPSKPFGGGEELAWGADSRTIFFTLRKADRNEPTSTNLDIYSWLVDSRMMPANLTEDNQATDTLPTPSPDGKWLAYAAMARPGYEADRQVLMLRNLESGETKKLTDAWDRSVASIAWAPDGKSLYVTAQDTLEHPVFRVDVATGKVEKLKATTEAFEGNIGDVAPLPGGALLYSRNSALLPTDLFVRDAKGKVSQLTNVNAATLAQFDPVELDRVQFAGANGDKVWGMIVKPVSPVQKLPVAFIVHGGPQGSFGNSWSTRWNPRVFAQQGYGVVTVDFHGSTGYGQAFTDSINKDWGGKPLADLKLGLAAAGKQDAQLDLSNACALGASYGGYMMNWIAGQWTDGFKCLVQHDGVFDLRAMAFETEELWFDEWDHGGPWWERTDPEKWNPVNHVTKWKTPMLVITSEKDFRIPYSQGLAAFTALQRRNIPSELLVFPDENHWVLKGANSVQWHQTVFNWLGSHLKK, from the coding sequence ATGCGTAACATGCTCCTCACCAGCGCGATCGCGCTCTCCGCCGCCCTTTCCTCTCCCGCCATGGCCCGTCCGATGACCGAGGTTGACCTTGCGACGCTGAAACGTGTCGCTGCACCAACCGCATCCCCCGACGGCCGCTGGGTCGTTTTCCAGATGACCGAGACCGAGAGCGAGACCTACAAGCGCTCGACAGGCCTCTGGCTGGTGGACCGCAATGCAAAGGGCGCAAAGCCGACGCCGATCGCCGATACGGCGGGCAAGAACGAAACCTCGCCGACTTTCGACAAGGACGGCATCCTCTATTTCCTCTCGAATGCGTCGGGCAAGGATCAGGTGTGGCGCATCGATCCAAAGGCTGGCGGCGCCGCGACGCAGGTCACCGATACGAAGGCCGATGTTTCGGGCTTCAAGATTTCGCCCGACGCGACGAAGCTGCTCGCCTGGGGCGACATCCCCAGGGAATGCACCGATTTCGGCTGCGATGCGAAGGACAAGGGCGCGCTGACCGGTCCCGGCAGCGGCCGGCTCTATAAGGACGGCGCGGGCTTCGTTCGCCATTGGGACCAGTGGGAGACGCCCGGCACCTATAGCCGCCCCTTCATCTTCAACCTTGCGGACGGCAAGGCGAGCGCCGCGCGCCCGGTCGACGCAGGCCTGACCGGCGACAGCCCGTCGAAACCCTTCGGCGGCGGCGAGGAACTGGCGTGGGGCGCCGACAGCCGCACCATTTTCTTCACGCTGCGCAAGGCCGACCGTAACGAGCCCACCTCGACCAACCTCGATATTTATAGCTGGCTCGTCGACAGCCGGATGATGCCGGCCAACCTGACTGAAGACAATCAGGCGACCGACACCCTTCCCACCCCCTCGCCCGACGGCAAATGGCTTGCCTATGCCGCGATGGCGCGCCCCGGCTATGAGGCCGACCGGCAGGTGCTGATGCTCCGCAACCTCGAAAGCGGCGAAACGAAGAAGCTCACCGACGCGTGGGACCGCTCGGTCGCCTCGATCGCCTGGGCTCCCGACGGCAAATCGCTTTATGTCACCGCGCAGGACACGCTCGAACATCCGGTGTTCCGCGTCGATGTGGCAACGGGCAAGGTGGAGAAGCTGAAGGCGACGACCGAAGCCTTTGAGGGCAACATCGGCGACGTCGCGCCGCTTCCCGGCGGCGCACTGCTCTATTCGCGCAACAGCGCGCTGCTACCGACCGACCTGTTCGTTCGCGATGCGAAAGGCAAGGTCAGCCAGCTCACCAATGTCAACGCGGCGACGCTCGCCCAATTCGATCCGGTCGAACTCGACCGTGTCCAATTTGCGGGCGCAAACGGCGACAAGGTGTGGGGCATGATCGTGAAGCCCGTCAGCCCCGTGCAAAAGCTGCCCGTCGCCTTCATCGTCCATGGCGGGCCGCAGGGCAGCTTTGGCAACAGCTGGTCGACGCGCTGGAACCCGCGCGTCTTCGCGCAGCAGGGTTACGGCGTCGTCACCGTCGATTTCCACGGATCGACGGGTTACGGACAGGCCTTCACGGACAGCATCAACAAGGATTGGGGCGGCAAGCCGCTCGCGGATCTGAAGCTCGGCCTCGCCGCGGCGGGCAAGCAGGATGCGCAGCTCGACCTCAGCAACGCCTGCGCGCTCGGTGCTTCCTATGGCGGCTACATGATGAACTGGATCGCGGGCCAGTGGACCGACGGCTTCAAATGCCTTGTCCAGCACGACGGCGTCTTCGACCTGCGCGCCATGGCGTTCGAGACCGAGGAATTGTGGTTCGACGAATGGGATCATGGCGGACCCTGGTGGGAGCGCACCGACCCCGAAAAGTGGAATCCGGTGAATCATGTCACCAAGTGGAAGACCCCGATGCTGGTGATCACCAGCGAAAAAGATTTCCGGATTCCCTACAGCCAGGGCCTCGCCGCCTTTACCGCGCTCCAGCGCCGCAACATCCCGTCGGAACTGCTCGTCTTTCCCGATGAGAACCATTGGGTGCTGAAGGGTGCGAACAGCGTCCAGTGGCACCAGACGGTGTTCAATTGGCTCGGTAGTCACCTCAAGAAATAA
- a CDS encoding cupin domain-containing protein, protein MDYAMRSGVIRLADYAAKVPTPEGERSVLALKRGTLDVRLSVPVPPNRQTPHEQDELYVVIRGDGVLIHGSERTPFAAGDLLFVAAGVEHHYADFSDDLALWRIFYGKVGGEAATG, encoded by the coding sequence ATGGACTATGCGATGCGCAGCGGTGTCATCCGCTTGGCCGACTATGCGGCAAAAGTACCGACGCCTGAGGGCGAACGATCGGTGCTTGCGCTCAAACGCGGGACGCTGGACGTCCGCCTGTCGGTTCCCGTTCCGCCGAACCGCCAGACGCCGCATGAACAGGACGAGCTTTACGTGGTAATTCGCGGTGATGGCGTGCTGATCCATGGCAGCGAGCGCACGCCGTTCGCTGCGGGCGACCTGCTGTTCGTCGCGGCCGGGGTCGAGCATCATTACGCCGATTTCAGCGACGATCTGGCGCTGTGGCGCATATTCTATGGCAAGGTGGGCGGCGAAGCGGCAACGGGCTGA
- a CDS encoding sensor histidine kinase has protein sequence MNMTNRKDALRDQRAKMLATDPDWRASDARVNPRVAIGSIIAMWVIYFLITTVLAMLTGAPEQWTSAGRRAVVVIAGILCTFVLYQLLQRAQPQSFGARLAAAMGAAVPLVIIYATINLLVFYYWFPVADSAKLIEEMQGKYPGAWEMMLILDSSIRWYFFFAVWAALYVAFGYANEMRAVERRANHFRIEAQTAQLRALHYQVNPHFLFNTLNSLSTLVLKGSKSEAETMIMNLASFLRSSLAVDPEQLVSLDEEIALQRLYLDIEQTRFPDRLQVEVAMPKELENACVPVLILQPIIENAIKYGVAPSKGKIAIRLQASAEYGLLIVRVENDIDPKAPTPASGTGLGLGNVRERLLTRYGPTAGCEWGPSDNGGFVVSLWLPLAREAC, from the coding sequence ATGAACATGACAAACCGCAAGGACGCGCTGCGTGACCAGCGCGCGAAAATGCTGGCGACGGACCCCGACTGGCGCGCCTCGGACGCTCGCGTCAACCCGCGCGTCGCGATCGGTTCGATCATTGCGATGTGGGTGATCTATTTCCTGATCACCACTGTCCTCGCGATGCTGACAGGCGCGCCCGAGCAGTGGACGTCGGCAGGGCGGCGCGCCGTCGTGGTGATCGCGGGCATTCTGTGTACCTTCGTCCTTTACCAGCTACTCCAGCGGGCCCAGCCGCAAAGCTTCGGTGCCCGCCTTGCCGCGGCCATGGGGGCGGCCGTTCCGCTCGTCATCATCTATGCGACGATCAATCTGCTCGTCTTCTATTACTGGTTTCCCGTGGCTGACAGCGCCAAGCTGATCGAGGAGATGCAGGGCAAGTACCCGGGCGCATGGGAAATGATGCTGATCCTCGACAGCTCGATCCGCTGGTATTTCTTCTTTGCCGTTTGGGCGGCGCTCTATGTCGCGTTCGGCTATGCCAACGAAATGCGCGCGGTCGAACGGCGCGCAAACCATTTCCGGATCGAGGCGCAAACTGCGCAGCTGCGCGCGCTCCATTATCAGGTCAATCCGCATTTCCTGTTCAACACGCTCAATTCGCTGTCGACGCTCGTTCTCAAAGGATCGAAAAGCGAGGCGGAGACGATGATCATGAATCTGGCTTCCTTCCTGCGATCAAGCCTTGCCGTGGATCCCGAACAACTGGTCAGCCTCGACGAGGAAATCGCGCTCCAGCGGCTCTATCTCGATATCGAGCAGACGCGCTTCCCTGACCGCCTGCAGGTCGAGGTCGCAATGCCGAAGGAACTGGAAAACGCCTGCGTTCCCGTCCTGATCCTGCAACCGATCATCGAAAATGCGATCAAATATGGCGTGGCACCCAGCAAGGGGAAGATCGCGATCCGCCTGCAAGCCAGCGCCGAATATGGCCTGCTGATTGTGCGCGTCGAAAATGACATCGACCCAAAGGCGCCAACCCCCGCTTCAGGTACCGGCCTTGGCCTCGGCAATGTTCGCGAACGCCTGCTTACGCGCTATGGTCCCACCGCCGGATGCGAATGGGGGCCTTCGGATAACGGCGGATTTGTCGTATCGCTCTGGCTGCCATTGGCACGGGAGGCCTGCTGA